The genomic DNA GCGCGCGATAGCCGCTCACCGCCTGCCCGCTCGCATCCTCCAATATCGCGCGCGCCTTGCGCAAATCGGCGCGAAACTCTTCCGCCGTGAAGGTAAAGACGCGGGCATGGTCATAGCCATGACTCGCCACTTCATGCCCGGCATCGGCGATGCGGCGCATCAGCGCGGGATAGCGTTCGGCGACCCAGCCCAAGGTGAAGAAGGTCGCCTTCACCCCGGCGGCGGCGAACAGGTCCAGCACGGCATCGCTATTGCCCTCGACCCGGTGGGGCAGTCCGTCCCAATCGGCGCGCGCGATCGTGCGCTCGAACGCGCCGACCTGGAACCAGTCCTCGACATCGACCGACAGGGCGTTCTGCATCATGATGTTCCCGGCGTCAGGCGACGGCCTGCGCATCGGCCAGTTGCTCCTCGCGCTCGACCCAGTCGACCAGCAGGGTCAGCACCCGGCGCAGCGCCGTATCCTGTTCCTCGGCCCGGAACTCCAGCGACGCCAGCCGTTCCTCGATCAGGGTGAAGCACCCCTTGAGCGCGTCAAGATCGATTTCGGACGGGGCCGGATGCGCGAAAGGCGCATGGACCTGCATCGCGCGCAATGAGGCGATCTCCGCCCGCAGCGCCTCGATCTCGCCCAGCATGTCGGACCGCAATGCCTCGACGGCAACGGGATCAACGAGCGGGACAGGTGCGGACGCTTCCGCCACCTGTTCCTCTTCGGCAACGAAGTCGACGGTTTCTGCGGCAAAGGGCGGTGCGAAGGGCGCGGCGTCATCCTCGACCGGGGGCAGATCGACTATGTCGGCCGACTCCTCCTGCCCCTCTTCCTCAACCGGATCGCTCGCCGTTTCATAGACGGTGAATACCGGGCGCAGGAAAGGCGGCGGTGCCGCTTCAATCGGTTCGGCATCCGTACAGCTGTTCGCTTCGCTGTCCGTTTCCGGTTCGGCGTCGCTCCAGAAAGCCGGCGGTTCGACGGCGTCCTCCACCGTTTCCACGACCTCTTCCGCCTCGACCGGCTCGAACGCGTCCTCGGCCATGTCCAGTACCGACGGCGCGACCGGCTCCGGCGCGACATCGCTGTCCAGCCCCATATCAGCGACCACCGCGCCAACGACATCCTCGTCGATCAGGTGCAGTTGCTCGATCGCGCCCAGCAGCAGCACCCGGCTCGTCAGCGCGTTCAGCCGGCGCGGCACGCCGCCGGTCGCGCCATAGAGCGCGGCGAAGGCGGCCGGGGTGAAGGCGGGATTGCCGCTCCAGCCCGCAATGCCCAGCCGATGGAGGATATAGGGTTCGACCTCCTGCGCCATCATCGGTTCCAGATGATGGGTGGCGATGACGCGCTGGCGCAACTGCTCCAGTTCGGGCGACTTCAGCAGGTCGCGAAATTCGGGCTGGCCCAGCAGGAATATCTGCAACAGCGACTGGCCACCCAGTTGGAAATTGGACAGCATCCGCAATTCCTCGATCGCGGAAACCGGCAAATTCTGCGCCTCGTCCACGATCAGCAGGGTGCGCCGCCCGGCCCGCGCCTGCATGTGCAGGAAGGCTTCGATCTGGTGCAGCGTCGCGGCCTTGGTCTGGCCGTCGGTCGTCAGGCCAAAGCTCTGCGCGGCAAGGCGCAGCATGTCGTCGCCCTCCACCTGGGTCGACACGATCTTGACCGCGGTCAGCCGCGCCGGATCGATCGTCTGCATCAGATGGCCGACCAATGTGGTCTTGCCCGCGCCGATATCGCCGGTGATGACGATAAAGCCTTCACCCTGCGCCAGCCCATAGCCCAGATAGGACAGCGCCTTGCGGTGGGTCGCGCTTTCGAAATAATAATGCGGGTCGGGCGTTAGCTGGAACGGGCGGCCCTGCAATCCGTAGAATTGATCGTACATTTCTTCGTCTCCAAGCCGACCGGTCAGAAGCTGTAGCGCAGGCCGACCTGGCCCATGCCGCTGATGATCGTGTCGATATCGTCTGCCTGCACCCCGTCCACACCCAGCGACACGGACCCGGACAGGCGGCGCGTCAGGCTTTTATAATAGCTGCTGAACGCGCCATAGTTGAGGACATCGGGACGCCCCCCGCTGGCGTTATAATAGTTGAGATAGGTGACGACATCGATGCTGTCGCGATCGTTGAACATATAGGTCGCCGACCCGTTGCCGTACCAATTTTCGTCGTGCGACCCGCGCACCAGCACCGTCTGCCCCTGCGGCGTGATGAACTTGCGCTGCGAATAGCCCGCGCCCAGACCAAAGCCCCATGGGCCGCGCCGCAGCGAATATTGCGCCGAAATGCCGCGATAGCGGAAATTGGCGTCGGTGATGCCCGACAGCGCATCGTTGAAACACTGCCCCCCGCCGGTGGTGGAGAAGGCGCAGCCGGTGATATCGCCGGTGAAGGGATTGCGCGCCACGTCGAAGCTGCTGCCCGACAGCGCGGCGACATCGGCCGTGATCATGCGGCCGAAACTGTCGATCCCGTCAAAGACAATGATGGCGACGCTGCTGTCGCGGCCCTGCCACAGGAAACTGCCCTGATAGGTCATGCCGCCATAGCGTTCGCCCACCCGCGCCTGCAAGGTGGTGCGATGGCTGGGCCGCCACAGCACGCCCGCATCCCAGATGATGTCGTCAAAATCATAGATCAGCGCGCGCGGCGAGCTTTTGTCGGTGACATAGCGGCCATTGCGGATCAGCGGCACGCCGGCGTCATCCAGTTCCGGCGAGCGCTGGCTGATCTGGATCTTTTCATAACCGACGCCACCGACCAGCGCGAGCGTGCGCGACACCGGCAGCGTCGCATCAACCCGGCCCCAGGCGTCCTCGAACCGCTGGTCGAGCTGGCTCGCATCCTCCCGGTCGTAACCGGCGCTGGCAGTCAGGCCGATCGCGGGCAGCACCGTGTCGGGCTGAAAACCGATCGATCCCATGACGCTGTGCGTCCAGCTATCGGCAAAGGAGCCGGTCGACGGGCCATTAACATCATTCTGGCTGGTGCTGTCATCGACCCGTGCATAGCCCAGCCGATAGGAGGCGTTGACGTTGAAGTCGCCCAATTGCGTCGTGTAGGACGGCCCGACATAGCCCGACCAGACCTGACTGGTATAGGTGTCGCGCTGGGTCGTCGCGCCGGCAAGACCGTCAGTGCGCACCCGCGAAGCCAGCGCACCGCCCTGAAGCGACAGGCCACGCGTCACGATGATATTGGCATGGCTGATGCCGCTCAGCACATCCTGATCGGTCGCCGGTCCCCAGCCGAAACTGTGATTATATTGCAGGTCGACCGCCGCCTCGACCCGGCGCGTCTGCACCTCCGCCGTCACGCCGGCGGTGACATTGGTATAGGTCAGCACGTCGCCGCCGCCCTTGAGCGGGCCGGTCACGACCTGATCCACGCCCAGATAGGGCGTCACATTGACGCGCTTGTCCTGCCCCGACTGCGCGAGTGCGGGGGTGGTGGCGGCCAGCGCGGCGAGCGAGGCGCCCGCGATCCAGTGCCGGACGGTCATGACTGGGGTTCCCCCTTGGAATAATAGCTGCCGAAGCGGCGCGCCCCGCCCTGAAAACGGACGGCGTTGAGCAGAAGCTGGACCTGTGCCCCGCCCTTCAGCATCCCCACCGCGTCGCGCAGCGCGCTTTCGGGCGTCTTGTCGGCGCGCACCACCAGCAGCGCGATCGCCGCATGGCTGGCGAGGACGGCGGCGGGCGACGCCGCGAGCAAAGGCGGCGAATCGAAGATGACGATCCGGTCGGGCCGGCCTTCGGTCAGCCGGTTGAGCAGTTGCTCGGTCCGCGCCGAGGCCAGATATTCGGTGTCGTTATTGCTGCGCTGCCCGGCGGGCAGGACGGACAGGGAAGGCATGTCGGTGCGGATCACGCAGTCCTCGATCGCGATCATCGGATCGGCCAGCGCGTCCATCAGGCCGGGTCCGGCCTCCAGCCCCAGCGTCGCGGGAATGCCCGGTTTGCCGAAATCGGCGTCGACCAGCAATATTTCGCGATCCTTCTCCGCCGCCAGACTGAGCGCCAGATTGATCGCGCAGAAGCTCTTGCCCTCGCCGCTATGGGCGGAGCAGACGAGGATGCGGTTGCCGCGCTTATTGTCGCGCAACTGCGCCAACAGATCGCGCTTGAGCAGGCGAAATTCCTCGCTCATCGCCGTCACCGGGCCGTCGGGACGAATGAAGCCGGCTTCGGCCAGCGCGATCCGGTCGATCGGCTGCACCGGGCCGGTCCAGGCCGGCGCGCGATAGGCGGGCGGCGCTATCGGTGCGGCAGGGGTCTGGAAAGCCGCGTCCACCGGCGCGGCGACGGGCGTGGGCGCTGGCGGCAGGTCGTCGGGAACATCGACGGCGGGCGCGGCGCGTCCGCGCAGCGCGGCGTTGAAATCATAAAGTTCGGTGGCCCGCTCGATCAGCGATCCCCGGCCCTTGATGGAGCTGTGCTGGTTCATCTTCCCTGGCTCCTTCACGCCATACCGCGCTGGACGAATTCGACCACGATCAGCAGCAGGCAGACGGCCGCCAGACCGCCGCTCGCCCCGGCGAACCATTTCATGCGTTGCTTTTCGATCGCGACCTGCGCCGCGCTGACCGTCTGGCTGATCGATCCGGCGACCGGCAGGCCGATCGCCTTTTCCAGCCGCGCGGCGGTGGGGAACGTCCCCTTGAGCTGTCCCAGCGCGAAGGCGACGCCGACGCCCGCGCCGATCCCCAGGATCAGCACGCCCAGCAGCAGCAGCGGCCGGTTGGGCGCGGACGGCGCGGTCGGGGTGCTGGGCGGCTGGATGACGCGGAACTGGACGGAGCCGGTTTCGGTCTTGACCTCGCCGCGCAGGCGGATTTCCTCGCGATCGGCGGTCAGTTTGTCATATTGGGCCTTCAGCGCGGCATAGTCGCTGTCGAGCTTTTCCTGTTCCGACGCGACGCCCGGTTCATCGACCTGTTTCGACATCATGGTGTTGAGGTCGCCCTGCAACTGCGCCTTGCGCGCGCTGAGCGCCTGCACCGTGGCGGCGCGTTCGGCCTGCATCGACCGGATCGAGAGGTAAGCGGGATTGGGCGTGCTGCCCGCCCCGCCCGCGCTGCCGCCGCCGGCCCGACGCAGGGCGTCAACCTCTCGCTGGGCGGCGATCACGTCGGGATGGCTGGCGGTCCAGCCGCGCGCGCGCATGGAGGCAAGGTTGGACTGGGCCTGCGCCAGCGGCGACACGCCGCCCGACGCGCCGACGCCTGGCAGGGTCGCGGGCGTGCCGGCCAACTGGCCGTTCATGGCGCTCAGCGCGCTCTGCGCCTGAACCAGTTGCGAATCGATATTGTTGATTTCGGACCGGGCCGCATCCATGCGCTGGCTGATCGATCCCGCGCCGGGCAGCAGGCCGACATAGCGCTGCGCAAATTCAACACGACGCTGATCGGCCGCCTCCAGTTGCTTGCCGCGCGCGGCGATCTGCTGGTCGAGGAAAGCCAGACTCTGCTTGGTCTGGTTGCGGTCGCCAGACAGATTCTCTTCCTGGAAAATGTCGATCAGCTTTTGCACCACCTGCTGGGCGATGCGGCTGTTGGCCCCGTCCGACAGGCTGGAATCGGCGGAAATGGCGCTGATGTCGATCATGCTG from Sphingobium sp. CAP-1 includes the following:
- a CDS encoding XrtA/PEP-CTERM system-associated ATPase, with product MYDQFYGLQGRPFQLTPDPHYYFESATHRKALSYLGYGLAQGEGFIVITGDIGAGKTTLVGHLMQTIDPARLTAVKIVSTQVEGDDMLRLAAQSFGLTTDGQTKAATLHQIEAFLHMQARAGRRTLLIVDEAQNLPVSAIEELRMLSNFQLGGQSLLQIFLLGQPEFRDLLKSPELEQLRQRVIATHHLEPMMAQEVEPYILHRLGIAGWSGNPAFTPAAFAALYGATGGVPRRLNALTSRVLLLGAIEQLHLIDEDVVGAVVADMGLDSDVAPEPVAPSVLDMAEDAFEPVEAEEVVETVEDAVEPPAFWSDAEPETDSEANSCTDAEPIEAAPPPFLRPVFTVYETASDPVEEEGQEESADIVDLPPVEDDAAPFAPPFAAETVDFVAEEEQVAEASAPVPLVDPVAVEALRSDMLGEIEALRAEIASLRAMQVHAPFAHPAPSEIDLDALKGCFTLIEERLASLEFRAEEQDTALRRVLTLLVDWVEREEQLADAQAVA
- a CDS encoding AAA family ATPase, producing MNQHSSIKGRGSLIERATELYDFNAALRGRAAPAVDVPDDLPPAPTPVAAPVDAAFQTPAAPIAPPAYRAPAWTGPVQPIDRIALAEAGFIRPDGPVTAMSEEFRLLKRDLLAQLRDNKRGNRILVCSAHSGEGKSFCAINLALSLAAEKDREILLVDADFGKPGIPATLGLEAGPGLMDALADPMIAIEDCVIRTDMPSLSVLPAGQRSNNDTEYLASARTEQLLNRLTEGRPDRIVIFDSPPLLAASPAAVLASHAAIALLVVRADKTPESALRDAVGMLKGGAQVQLLLNAVRFQGGARRFGSYYSKGEPQS
- a CDS encoding XrtA system polysaccharide chain length determinant, with the translated sequence MAGLYDELLIVLHGIWSRRWVALGVAWGVCMLGWLGVAFIPNSYQSKARVYVNTQSLLEDKVGITQVQSQQDLDRVRSTLASAENLEKVVRDTDLSQTVSGPRDIAAKITKLRENITVMAQADPSMIDISAISADSSLSDGANSRIAQQVVQKLIDIFQEENLSGDRNQTKQSLAFLDQQIAARGKQLEAADQRRVEFAQRYVGLLPGAGSISQRMDAARSEINNIDSQLVQAQSALSAMNGQLAGTPATLPGVGASGGVSPLAQAQSNLASMRARGWTASHPDVIAAQREVDALRRAGGGSAGGAGSTPNPAYLSIRSMQAERAATVQALSARKAQLQGDLNTMMSKQVDEPGVASEQEKLDSDYAALKAQYDKLTADREEIRLRGEVKTETGSVQFRVIQPPSTPTAPSAPNRPLLLLGVLILGIGAGVGVAFALGQLKGTFPTAARLEKAIGLPVAGSISQTVSAAQVAIEKQRMKWFAGASGGLAAVCLLLIVVEFVQRGMA